The Pseudomonas multiresinivorans DNA window GGCCAGCCCGCCAACCGCCACCAGCAGGAAGCTCAGGCTGGCGTCCACCAGCGAGAAAGTACCGGTCATGGCAGCAGCGATGGCGAACTTGAAGGCGACCAGGCCGGAGGCGTCGTTCATCAGCGCCTCGCCCTGCAACACGTGCATCAGGCGCCTGGGAAGGCGGTCCTGGGCGATGGCCGAAACCGCCAGCGCATCGGTTGGCGACAGCACCGCCGCCAGGGCGAAGGCGGCAGCCCAGGGTATCTCGGGAATCAGCAGGTGGATGAAGACGCCGCCGCCGAGCACGGTGAACAGCACCAGGGCGAAGGCCAGGGTGAGGATCGGCCAGCGCATCCTCCAGAACTCGCCCTTGGGCATGCGCCAGCCATCGGCGAACAGCAGCGGCGGGATGAACAGGAACATGAACAGCTCGGGATCGAGCGCCACGTGCAGCCCCAGGCTCGGCCAGGCGAGCATGGCGCCGGCGACGATCTGGATCAGCGGCAGGGGCAGCGGGATCAGTTGAGCGGCGAGCCGGGTTCCCCCCACGACCAGCAGCAGGATCAACACGGTGTAAACGGTTTGCATCGTCGAACTCCAACACAGCCATCCATTGAAACACCCATCGCGGAGCGGATCAGCCACGCTTCGGGCAAAAAACTGTTGCAACACGCCGGCCTCCCGGCGGCGTCCCGCAAGGCGCTGGGAAATGGCATAATCCCGCGCCTGAAAAAAGCATCGAAAAGGAGTAGCGCCCCGTGAGCGAGCGGACGCTGTATGGAATCAAAGCCTGCGACACCATGAAGAAGGCCCGTACCTGGCTGGAAGAACATGGCGTCGACTACGCCTTCCACGACTACAAGACTAGCGGAATAGACCGCGCGCACCTGGAGCAATGGTGCAACGAGCATGGCTGGGAGACTGTCCTGAACCGTGCCGGCACCACGTTCCGCAAGCTCGACGACGCGCAGAAGGCCGATATCGACCAGGCCAAGGCCATCGAACTGATGGTGGCGCAGCCGTCGATGATCAAGCGCCCGGTGCTGGACCTGGGTGATCGCACCCTGGTCGGCTTCAAGCCCGACGCCTACGCTGCGGCGCTGGCCTGAGCACTGCCACGATGAGCATCGCCTGGGCCCTGTTCCTCCCTGCCTGCTTCGCCCTGAACCTGGCGCCGGGACCGAACAACCTGCTGTCGCTGAACAACGCCGCACGCTTCGGCCTGCTGCGCGCCACCGTCGCGGGCGGCGGTCGGCTGGTCGCCTTCGCCGGCATGCTCTCCCTGGCCGCCTCCGGCCTGGCGCTGGTGCTGCAGGCCTCGGCCTGGCTGTTCCTGGCGATCAAGCTGGTGGGCGCCGGCTACCTGCTGTGGCTGGCCGTGCAGCTGTGGCGCGCGCCGACAGCTAACCTGTCCGTCGATGGCGCCCCGGCTAACGCCACCAGCCTGTGGCGCCTGGCTCGCCAGGAATTTCTGGTTGCGGCTGGAAATCCGAAAGCCATCCTGATCTTCACCGCCTTCCTGCCGCAGTTTGTCGATCCGCGTCAGGCCGTGGGCGCCCAGTTCGCCCAACTCGGCGCTGCCTTCCTGCTGCTGGAATGGCTGGCCATCGCTCTTTACGGGCTCGCCGGGGTCCGCCTCGGCAAGCTGCTCGCCGGCGCACGCGCACGGCGCCTGTTCAACCGTGGTTGTGCCGCGCTGCTGGGCAGCGCCGGGCTGGGCCTGCTGCTCAGTCGCCGTCCGGCCTGACCGAATTCATTCTTCGAGAATCTCTTTCAAGGAATCCCCCTCATGTCGAAATCCCTGTTCAGCATCGCTTTCGGTGTCGGCACCCAGAACCGCCAGGGCAACTGGCTGGAAGTCTTCTACGCGCAGCCGCTGCTCAACCCCAGCGCCGAACTGGTCGCAGCCATCAGCCCGCTGCTGAACTATGAAGGCGGCAACCAGGCGATTGCCTTCACCGCCCACCAGGCCTACCAGCTGGCCGACGCCGTCGAGACCG harbors:
- a CDS encoding arsenate reductase, with protein sequence MKKARTWLEEHGVDYAFHDYKTSGIDRAHLEQWCNEHGWETVLNRAGTTFRKLDDAQKADIDQAKAIELMVAQPSMIKRPVLDLGDRTLVGFKPDAYAAALA
- a CDS encoding LysE family translocator; translation: MSIAWALFLPACFALNLAPGPNNLLSLNNAARFGLLRATVAGGGRLVAFAGMLSLAASGLALVLQASAWLFLAIKLVGAGYLLWLAVQLWRAPTANLSVDGAPANATSLWRLARQEFLVAAGNPKAILIFTAFLPQFVDPRQAVGAQFAQLGAAFLLLEWLAIALYGLAGVRLGKLLAGARARRLFNRGCAALLGSAGLGLLLSRRPA